Within the Gloeobacter kilaueensis JS1 genome, the region GTGATAGCGGTACTGCTTGCGGCCCCGCCCATCGCGTCCGGTGGCCTGCAGGTGGCCGTTGGCGTGGGGGCAGATCCAGACATCGGTGTAGGCGGGCGGGATCGCCAGCTTGCGGATGCGTTCGAGGGTCTGCTCGTCTCGAATCGGCTTGCCGTCTGGACCGATATAGCTAAAGTGCTTGCCCCGGCGGTGGCGACGAATACCGGCGGACCTGTCGCTCACGTAGCGCAACCCGGCTGCACGGGCGGAAACAAGCGGGTCGGGGGCCAGTTCGGCGATCATCGCAGCGGGCCATTTTTTGTGACTACCCTCTTAGTCTTGCTGAGGGAAGATGTCCTGAAACCTTCCCCAGGGCCGAATCCTGGGAGGATCGGGCTCTGTCTTAAAAATCGCGGACGGTGGGATAGCCTTTTAGTTTCCAGGCGACGATCCCGCCTTTGAGGTCGTAGACGCGGTAGCCCAGCTTAGCGAGGCGATAGGCCGCCACCAGACTGCGGCCCCCGATCCAGCTCACACAGACGATGGGCACGCGCTTGTTGGGATTGTCGGCCTCGAAGCGGCGCGCATCAAAGGCGATCGACCCGACGATCGCCATCACCCGCCGCTCGGAGCTGCCCCGACAATCGACCAGCCGCACGCGGTTACCGGCGGCAAGCACCGCAGCCGGTTCGAGGCGGATCACCTGATTGGGACCAACCGCCGGCAGGTCCAGAGGAGGCTGCTTGGGAGAAGGAGATCGCTTGTTTTTGGCCATGCCCCCATCATGCCCAAACTGCTCTCTGCTGGATCACCCACCGGGATCGCCGACGATTTTCTTCAGGACAGCCATTCAAGAAAAACATATCATATACTCACAGTCATGCCAGCCTCAAAAAGTGGCCAATCCTCCCCAGATTAGCGATAATAAGAATAGATGTGTGCTGGAATTTTCAGGGTTGCCACCCGCGCCCAGAGCGCACTGAAAGATTCTCCCAAGAGCGTTTGAAACGCGAATCGGCAGCATTGATTTTATCTCTACAGGTATCTAGCAATGGCAAAAGAAGAAATGCCTGAAGTCCACGATGTCTCCGTCAGCGAAAGCAGTGACATCTTGCAATCCAGCCGCAAGCCCAGCAAAAAGCAACAAATCCTCCAACTCTACGGTTCAGGCATCACCGACCCGGTGGAGTTGGCCGCCCACACCGATGCACGGCCCTCCTACGTTGCCCAGGTGCTCACCCAGGCTGGATTGCTCGAAGGGTACTTCGACCTCTACACCACCACTGCCAGGGACCAGAATACCTACTCGCGCTACTTTCGGGGCGTGCTCTCCTTCAAAGATGTGCAATCTGCCCGCGCCTCGGTAGCGAGGATCGACGAGCTATACCGCCACTTTGAAGAGATTGGCGACCGCGCCGGCCAGCACCAGGCGATGGTGATTGCCCTTACCGGTCAGAATCGGGCGCGCTGGATAGGCAAGCAGCGCGAGGCGGCGATCTTTCACGCCTGGTTGTGTACCCATTAGACCTCACCCCCCAATCCCCTTCCCTCCAAGGAAGACAAGTCTGCCACTGACTTCACCTGGCCACTCTGCAGCCCAGTTACAGTGAACCCCCCCTCGTATATTGCTATTGGTTCCAAGGTAGCGGTGAGGACTGTGCCCCCCCTTGCGGCTTTGACCGCGTGGAAGAGATTGTCCCCCGCTATCAAGGACCGGCAAAGCTGAACCGTATCGAGTGGCACTGACCACGTATCACGAGGCTAGACTTTTGCCGTCCTGCGGAACTTGCCTACCTCCTCTGAAGCTTCAACTGGAGACACTCATGCAGCGAGACGGTTCACAAAACGACTATCAGCTATTTGTCGGTATTGATGTGGCGGCACTCACTGTCACTGCCGCCTGGCTGCTCACCCACGCAAAGCCTACCGCTGCCATCACACTGCCCCAAACCCCCGAAGGACACTGCCAATTGG harbors:
- a CDS encoding rhodanese-like domain-containing protein is translated as MAKNKRSPSPKQPPLDLPAVGPNQVIRLEPAAVLAAGNRVRLVDCRGSSERRVMAIVGSIAFDARRFEADNPNKRVPIVCVSWIGGRSLVAAYRLAKLGYRVYDLKGGIVAWKLKGYPTVRDF